One Alphaproteobacteria bacterium DNA window includes the following coding sequences:
- the guaB gene encoding IMP dehydrogenase yields MNISTPQFREALTFDDVLLVPKASQVLPAEVNIATRLTRNITLGIPLLSAAMDTVSEHAMAIALAQAGGMGVIHRNLSPENQAEEVRRVKRFESGMVVNPITITPDATLADALAIMARERISGIPVVEQPSGKLVGILTHRDVRFANQPKQPVRELMTHKNLVTVREGVEQAEAKKLLHQNRIEKLLVVDEAYRCIGLVTVKDIEKSTAHPHACKDEKGRLRVAAATGTGENGFSRAKALIEAGVDVVVIDTAHGHSFKVIEQVKAVRALDNKTQIVAGNVATGDAAEALIAAGADCIKVGIGPGSICTTRMVAGVGVPQLTAIMDVSAAARKHDVPVIADGGIKYSGDFAKAIAAGAESAMLGSLLAGSDEAPGDVILFQGRSYKTYRGMGSLGAMAGGSADRYFQGGITETQKLVPEGVEGRVPHKGPVANIIHQLMGGLRASMGYTGAGDIKSFQKNAEFVRITGAGLHESHVHDIQVTAEAPNYRRDM; encoded by the coding sequence ATGAACATATCCACCCCCCAATTCCGCGAAGCCCTAACCTTTGATGACGTGCTGCTTGTGCCTAAGGCCTCGCAAGTGCTTCCGGCTGAAGTCAATATTGCAACGCGTTTGACGCGCAATATCACCCTTGGTATTCCGCTTTTATCTGCCGCAATGGATACGGTTTCAGAACACGCTATGGCAATCGCATTGGCGCAGGCTGGCGGTATGGGTGTTATTCACCGCAACCTATCCCCAGAAAACCAAGCCGAAGAAGTGCGCCGCGTAAAACGCTTTGAATCTGGTATGGTGGTAAATCCGATTACAATTACACCTGATGCCACGCTCGCGGATGCGTTGGCGATTATGGCGCGTGAACGTATTTCCGGTATTCCTGTTGTGGAGCAGCCATCGGGCAAATTGGTTGGCATTTTAACGCACCGCGATGTGCGTTTTGCCAACCAGCCAAAACAACCCGTGCGTGAATTAATGACCCATAAAAATCTGGTCACGGTGCGTGAAGGGGTTGAACAAGCCGAAGCCAAAAAATTATTGCACCAGAATCGCATCGAAAAATTGTTGGTGGTGGATGAAGCCTATCGCTGCATCGGTTTGGTAACCGTGAAGGATATTGAAAAATCGACCGCGCATCCCCACGCTTGTAAGGATGAAAAAGGCCGCCTTCGTGTTGCTGCTGCAACCGGTACCGGTGAAAACGGCTTTAGCCGCGCCAAGGCACTGATTGAGGCGGGCGTTGATGTCGTCGTGATCGACACTGCGCATGGCCATAGCTTTAAGGTGATTGAACAGGTTAAAGCGGTTCGCGCGCTGGATAATAAAACGCAGATTGTTGCTGGTAATGTGGCAACGGGTGATGCGGCGGAAGCACTAATTGCAGCAGGCGCCGATTGCATCAAGGTTGGTATTGGCCCCGGTTCGATTTGTACAACGCGCATGGTTGCTGGCGTTGGCGTTCCGCAATTGACCGCGATTATGGATGTATCGGCAGCAGCACGTAAGCATGATGTGCCGGTCATTGCCGATGGCGGCATTAAATATTCCGGTGATTTTGCCAAGGCCATTGCCGCTGGCGCGGAGAGTGCCATGCTGGGTTCATTACTTGCTGGAAGTGATGAAGCGCCCGGTGATGTGATTTTATTCCAAGGCCGTTCATATAAAACCTATCGCGGGATGGGTTCGCTTGGCGCCATGGCGGGCGGTTCAGCCGACCGTTATTTCCAAGGCGGCATTACGGAAACACAAAAACTGGTTCCAGAAGGCGTGGAAGGCCGCGTACCGCATAAAGGCCCTGTTGCCAATATCATCCATCAATTGATGGGCGGACTTCGTGCATCGATGGGTTATACGGGCGCTGGCGATATTAAATCCTTCCAGAAGAATGCAGAATTTGTACGCATCACTGGCGCTGGCCTGCATGAAAGCCATGTGCATGATATTCAGGTAACGGCAGAAGCGCCAAACTACCGCAGAGATATGTAG